tgaggatcaaacccagtgcctcacatgtgccaggcaagtgctctaccactaagctacaaccctaGCTCCCTAATgtcattttaatgtaattatacCAGGTTGCTGTGGACTCAAAGTCAAAAAACCCACATTTACATGAAAGGGTAGCTTTTGCTAAGAATTTAGTAAGGTATTTGCACCCAGTCATAGTTCAAATGAAGACACTTTTCTGtgaaatttgaaattcagataactttatttaaatcaaaaaacaattcttaaaactGCATTTAAAGCCAAGACCCTTTTGTTATAAAAATCACCAGAAGTATTTCTAAGTAAGGCAAAAGTATTTCTAGGTTAACAAGACCAGATttgactttggattttatttttaagctgtagagaatgaagggggaaaaatagGTTATTTACAGAAAACATTATCTACATATGTACTCAGTTACAAATTTGGTGACAGAAAAGACTTTCAGTACATGATGGCATCTCAGAAGCAGTTCTCAAAGagcttaattttatttcctcagattttaaaaatgcctaaGATCCTTCTTCGTCCTCAATCTTGGGAGCCAAATAATACTTTAAATGTCCCATGTCAGCAATTTTATACTCTACaactgaaagacaaagaaaatagttAATTACTGAGTAGGTAGTATCAAATATTTTGCCTACAAAACAAAgttcaaatttattatcttaccaAGGGGTACATCTGCAGACATACTGAGTGTTACTGTGGGAGAGAGTGGAGTGGCTTTTGTAAAGAAGTTCAGGTACCTCAGTGCAAAAGTTAGCTGAACTGGCTCATTCATCTCTATGGTAACCTACAAGAGAAAACATAAGATTTATCATATTGAAAAACATTAAGAAAGTTGTAGGGCTTAATACCTCTATTGGTCACTTTGGAGAGTACTATGAAGTGAATTTCCCCTGGCTccccacaaaaaaatatttagctTATCTTTCCTATATAAACCATCAACTAAAATGGTGATAATGGGAAAGCTTCTCTTTATGAAAACTTCTAATAAATCAGCTAATAAAGGAATTgaagaaggaatgaaataaacTCTTGTTTTTCAGCTTTGCAAACCCTAATGACTTAATGATCTAGATGATAGCTAACATTCCAAAAGACATCCATATACCTTGTGTCTTCTACTCAAAATACACACTACCACCTAAAGTATTCTGGCTCTCCCAAccccaaaacaagaaaacaccTTGAATGTCATCAAGTCTCTATAGCTGTAGCTAGAGGTTTATGGAAAATATAGGGTAGATGTACACATTAACTGACACACAGGGATACAACTGACAAAATTCAGCCTCTGGAAAACTCTAAAACAAATAATCTAGTTTCAACTAAAAGATTGTAATGGAGAGGAAAGAAGCTGAAGAATAAACCAATAGGTGAAATGAAAGGAAAGTTAAGGGTCATGTCAACCAACTTCAATGTATGAACTTTATTAAAATCCCGATTTAAACAAATGTTCTGAAATAACTAGGGGAAGGTGAATACTGAAAAATTCCCTACAATTATTTTCTTGGATGTGGTAAtgtatatagattttaaaaatgttagtacaggggctgggaatatagctcagtttgtagagtgcttgcctgtcgagcacaaggccctggtttcgatccccagcactgcaccaaaaaaaaaaaaaaaaggtacaattttcatttaatttatttgcttataaataattaagaatgtaaagaaataaacaattttaggAAAACCTACATTTAGGAATTaggtttgggtttttctttttgttgttgttgtttgtttttttggtagtactgggaatAGATCCCAGGGCTTGGCATCTGTCAGGAAATTGCTGTACCAATGGACTATGCCCTCAGCCCTTAAGTTCTTTATCTTTTGGTTAAATGAGGGGTCTCTAGGAACTCTctcaaactggaaaaaaagtCTAAGTATTTATATGTAATGTTTagcatttaatgcaattcttcCCAAGTTTTATGGAGTCTATGTTCTGGCCTTAATGAGAAAAGCACCCTCACTTAAATTTGATTCTGACACCAGGTCACTTGATCTAAACTGTCTCAATCTTGCTTTATCTGCTTTTTGCTTTTCCACCTTCAAAAAGGGCTTATAACCTTACCTAAAATACATAAAGCTAATAAGGATCACTGAGCCACTCATTGAGTTGCTACCCCAACCTGATTTTGAGAAAAACAGAGCAAGCATCTCTAGAAAGCTAAAGGTCAGACACCTAGTTCCACACTCCATTATTTTGTGGTTTGTGAAAGTGCTGATTTGCACTTCCTCTTCACAGATGTTATTCTAAATTAAATGGCATCTGCCAATTTCAACTGTATATTTCAGCTTTCACAAACTACTTAGATtgcaattttgcttttttttctttaattttggcAAATAACAGTGGTAAACAGTACAATTGTCTTCAAATGTTTCTCTTTacttaaatagaaatttaaattttatttaattacttacaGCTTCCTCTTCTTTATCAACATTACTCGTTTGTGACAACTTAATGTTTCCATTTCCAAGTTCTCCACTTGCAGAAAATTTCACTCCATCTTTTGCACAGGATATTACAACAGCATCTCCAATATGACTGAGGTCTCGGCATATACGTGCAAATTCACCAGAAGGCATCTTTACTACACAACTGTACTCTTGTTCCtatgagcaaaacaaaacaatctcaaAGTTACAGCTGGGACctgctcaatggtacagcacctGTCTAGCGTatttgaggttctgggttcaatccccagccactgcaaaaaaaaaaaaaaaagaagataataaaggTTAACTGCTGTAAATGTAAAGAACTGGCATCCTTACTTCAAGATGTGACATCTTAAGAACAACTCAGGATATAGGATTTTCTGATTActttggaatattactcattgtGTAATTCCCACCACTGGGCCATATACCtagcctttttgttgttgttgcttaaaaatttttgagacagtcttactaggttgcccaggctggcctaaaatttgtaatcctcctgcctcagcagcagctgcccagtagctgggattatagaagaTTGCCAGTGTGCCCACCTCATTGTGTAATTTCTTAACGTATTTCACTATCCAGTTAACAAGAGCCTCCTCATGATCATCTTCCAGGCCTATCTCAAGAGGACACTACCAGTCAGGaagcagtggcatatgcctgtaatcccagctagtctGAAGCAAGAGatatgtaagttaaaaaaaaaaaaaaaaaaaaaaaaattattaaaaaaaaaaaaaaaggggctggggagatagctcagctggtagagtgcttgcctcgcaagcacaaggccctgagttcgatccccagcaccgcaaaaaaaaaaaaaaaaaaaaaaaaaaagatgatgtaaACAGACCTAATtgctttctaaaagaaaatagtatattaggcattttatcCCAACATCTCTTCTCTCCTTTGATATTAACAAAGTTAACGCTAAAATCTGAACCAGCAGATATGCTTCTAGAAAAAGTTGTTAGGAAGTAGGCTTTAAATTATTATAGTCACATATTTTACATTAATTGCCATGACTATGATATTCTATAACCAGAAACTGATACTCACTGGAATTCCAAGTTGCTCAACATCTAAATCCATTAACTTCATTTCATAGTCTGAAACTTTCTcttgatctaacaaaagaaagCACAtgttactgaaaaaaatcaattctttatAACGAAGATGTACACTTTACAACCATTACAGACCTCAAGATCACAGCTTTGAGAATTACTGACAGTACTATAATTTTCTATAACATAATTCAGTAAAATGGTACAACTTACTTGGTGCTTCAAATACTAGTGCCAGGGTGTCCGCATTATCTTCAGCCCTTAATGTAATAATGTCTTCATTGCCAGCACATTTTAGTATTTTGGACATGCTACAACACAAGACATGGTTTAAAATCAACACTACAGACTCAAGAATTAGATTTCTGGGCTAGACatattgcttagtggtagagcacttgcctgacatgcatCAGGTGCTGAGTTTGACCCCTAGTCCCTTAAACATCCTAACACTAGCAATTTCATGTGAGTATGAAGTATTTTCTGAATTAGAAATCCCCTCAGTGGGTAAATTATCACACAATGATCATTAAAAAAATGATCTAGGGCTAGGTGtgatggcacaagcctgtaattccagcgacttaggaggccaaggcagaaggatcataaattctaggccggcctcagcaacttaacggagatcctgtctctcaaaaaaaaaaaaaaaaaaaaaaaaggctggagaggtagctcagtggcagtgcacccgagttcaatccccagtaaaaggGAGGAGTGAGGATTAGAACTGGAGTTGTAGCTCGGTGCGCCTAGCACGCGGCAAGTCCCGgtgtttgattctcaacaccgtaagggggaaaaaaaatccaataaaccTATTAAAACATTGCTTGGTCAATATTTCTCATAAACCTAAAATGTAAACATACAAGTGTACTAGATAGGCACTACACTGGTTAAATTTTTCCAGAAGTTCGAAATATGAAAATAACTCACGGCGACTAATAATAAATAAGGATAGAAACAACCTATTGTCCCTATATAGTGACAGTGACACATTTTCACTAGGGCAGGTTATAAGGCGATTAAAGTCAATCAGGCCTAAGGTTTTCCACTCAAGGTTGCTGCCATTTAATGAGCAAAGGACTTTGAAACAGTCTTTTTCAGGCAACAGTCTTTTTCCCGCCACCAGCCGGGCTTTGTGACTTTGGCGCGGAAAGTGCCGGTTCGCGCGGCTGCCAGCGCGGGCTTTTCGGAACCGCGCGCTCCAGTGGGTCCCGCCTCCGGCACCACAGGCCAATGAGAAGGCGCGGACGGCGAACGCCAGCCAATGAGCGCCCGGCTTGGAGGTGCTCGCGCCAAAAGCGGGGGCTGCGAGAGTGCCAGGGCCCGAATCCCTGAGGCTCCAGGACTCACCTGGTGAGGTTCACGCCCATGGCCAGGTTACGGTCACAGCGGTATGTGTCGAAGCCCTCGGAGCGCAGGGTGAGCTGCACCAAGGAGACGTGGGAAGAGTCCATACTCTGCAGGTTGACGCCGCCAGAGCTGATGTCCCAGCAGGCCTCGTTGATGAGGTCCTTGAGCGCTTCCAGCACCTTCTTGAGGATGGACCCCTGGACCAAGCGCGCCTCGAACATGGTGGCGAAGTCTACAACGCGGCTACAAATGGGTGAAAAGGAGTAAGGCCTAGTCAGAGTTTAGGCTTCCCGAGACCCAGACAGCGGGCAAACACCGTCAAGACAGAGACCAGAGAAGACAACGACCAGTGCGCCGCGCCTGCAACCGTTTAATGCCGCCGCGTCCGCAAGCGCGCGCTCTCCGCCCCTGCGCCCCGCGTTCGGACGTCACCACGCTGCCCCGCCCGCCACCTGGGCGGAGAGACCCTAGGACCAATTGTAATCCCAGATCCGCTCAAGTCCCACCCTCCTGAACATCCATTGGAGGACTTTGCGCCGGGGCGGAGCACGAGTGCTGTACCTATTCCGAGCGCCTTTCTTGTTGCATTTTGCCTGGTTCCTGAACTTGGGCACGAGACCGGCTCGGATCGACCTCAGTACCCTCCCCCCCGTAAAAAAAGTacacttttattttgttactaGAGAAGTGATGCTGTTATCAAAATGTCAAGTAATAAAAAGGTGCAGTTATCTTCGTTATCCTGAGCTCCTGGGTACCATATCTACCACTTTTCACCACCAACCTCA
The Sciurus carolinensis chromosome 2, mSciCar1.2, whole genome shotgun sequence DNA segment above includes these coding regions:
- the Pcna gene encoding proliferating cell nuclear antigen: MFEARLVQGSILKKVLEALKDLINEACWDISSGGVNLQSMDSSHVSLVQLTLRSEGFDTYRCDRNLAMGVNLTSMSKILKCAGNEDIITLRAEDNADTLALVFEAPNQEKVSDYEMKLMDLDVEQLGIPEQEYSCVVKMPSGEFARICRDLSHIGDAVVISCAKDGVKFSASGELGNGNIKLSQTSNVDKEEEAVTIEMNEPVQLTFALRYLNFFTKATPLSPTVTLSMSADVPLVVEYKIADMGHLKYYLAPKIEDEEGS